A single region of the Raphanus sativus cultivar WK10039 chromosome 1, ASM80110v3, whole genome shotgun sequence genome encodes:
- the LOC108854683 gene encoding COBRA-like protein 6, whose amino-acid sequence MGAKLNLVFAVTIILVTISSPSHGYDPLDPFGKITIKWDLILSSPGHHTVQVRLENMQEYRHVDKPGWKLSWHWESKQVIWDMRGAETTEQGNCSAFASSGTLPHCCLTRPTIVDLLPGAPFNSQVSNCCRGGVLTAMSQDHTNHVSVFHMTIGSFPDDSGEFTMPSNFDIGVPGYSCDNATTVAPTKYSTDKGRRKTQALATWEAVCVYSQFRSSQSPKCCVSLSAFYYRNIVPCPTCSCGCSSSHCVKPGEMPPYLEQKHDPEEEVSPVVECTKHMCPIHIHWHVKVNYREYWRVKITATNLNTMKNYTDWNLVVLHPNLKSVEQVFSFNYKSLTPYHNGINDTGMFWGVKFYNDVLLQAGKIGNVQTELLLKKDMGNFSFREGWAFPRRILFNGDECVMPSPDDYPRLPGYASSSSSAVFSFVTILFCFLLHLFV is encoded by the exons atGGGTGCAAAGCTAAACCTTGTGTTTGCCGTCACTATCATTCTCGTCACAATCTCATCACCCTCAC ATGGGTATGATCCTTTGGATCCGTTTGGTAAAATTACCATCAAATGGGATCTTATTCTGTCATCACCTGGCCATCACACG GTACAAGTAAGACTAGAGAACATGCAAGAGTACCGCCACGTGGACAAGCCAGGATGGAAGCTGAGTTGGCATTGGGAAAGCAAACAAGTGATATGGGACATGAGAGGAGCTGAGACTACAGAGCAAGGCAACTGCTCAGCCTTTGCCTCGAGCGGAACACTACCTCACTGCTGTCTCACGCGACCAACCATCGTCGACCTTCTTCCCGGTGCTCCTTTCAACTCTCAAGTCTCCAACTGCTGCCGTGGAGGCGTCTTGACTGCTATGTCACAGGACCACACCAACCACGTCTCTGTTTTCCACATGACCATCGGAAGCTTCCCTGATGACTCTGGAGAGTTCACTATGCCTTCGAACTTTGATATAGGTGTTCCAGGTTATAGTTGCGACAATGCTACCACCGTGGCCCCTACTAAGTACAGTACTGATAAGGGTCGTCGCAAAACTCAAGCTCTAG CAACATGGGAGGCAGTGTGCGTGTACTCGCAGTTTCGGTCATCACAATCACCAAAATGCTGCGTCTCACTCTCTGCCTTCTACTACCGAAACATTGTTCCTTGCCCTACGTGTAGCTGCGGCTGCTCTAGTTCTCATTGCGTCAA GCCTGGTGAGATGCCGCCATATCTGGAACAGAAACATGATCCAGAGGAGGAAGTATCGCCTGTGGTGGAGTGTACGAAACATATGTGTCCGATACACATCCACTGGCATGTCAAAGTGAACTATAGAGAGTACTGGAGGGTTAAGATCACAGCAACGAATCTCAACACGATGAAGAACTACACTGACTGGAACTTAGTTGTGCTTCATCCCAACTTGAAAAGCGTAGAACAAGTCTTCAGTTTTAACTACAAATCCTTGACACCTTACCACAACGGCATCA ATGACACAGGGATGTTTTGGGGAGTCAAGTTCTACAATGATGTGTTGCTTCAAGCAGGGAAGATTGGTAATGTGCAAACAGAGTTGTTATTAAAGAAAGATATGGGGAACTTCAGTTTCAGAGAAGGTTGGGCGTTTCCAAGGAGAATCTTGTTCAATGGTGATGAATGTGTTATGCCTTCTCCAGATGATTATCCGAGGCTGCCCGGTTatgcttcttcctcctcctctgctGTTTTCAGCTTTGTTACAATCTTATTCTGTTTTCTCCTTCATCTATTTGTTTGA
- the LOC130508726 gene encoding uncharacterized protein LOC130508726 — translation MNITFPVCLQKPTPTATEGINGDGSASISMASRKIRKRWSAEEDADLIAAVKRCGEGNWAHIARGEFRGRRTASQLSQRWPHLRKKYDTSTSGSQPGVQQTEAQIAVNHALSLALGNRPPSKKVAVGTQGNGGRPAQGQQQSKPVAVQTLSRAATTVPASKSRLGVKKTTASSTFRSDLMVTANSAAAAACMGGVSTGPSVPKVESVENASTACMPCPSGSLVVPEVEPGKTVAASSITKPVGPANARPLANGNLKPVTPSPSSVIPPLTDGSALLSASTHLTTASKIVSSQRVSAASVPATVLPPKATAGTAICKPDGGHKEQAREDGASSLVAIQSNNMISTNSETSRGKQAAAHAQTAVLGAANQSLVDKTAVPSISGAGSKSKSKCEVNNNVGSLNKVSNACGEPTEVANVRGTGQGV, via the exons ATGAATATCACCTTTCCTGTTTGTCTTCAGAAACCTACACCTACAGCTACCGAGGGGATAAACGGAGACGGTTCAGCTAGTATTAGCATGGCTTCACGGAAGATTAGGAAGAGATGGTCTGCCGAGGAGGATGCGGACCTGATTGCAGCTGTAAAGCGGTGTGGTGAGGGAAACTGGGCTCACATTGCTAGGGGAGagtttagaggaaggagaaccGCCTCCCAACTCTCACAG AGGTGGCCGCATTTAAGAAAAAAGTATGATACTTCGACCTCTGGTAGCCAACCTGGCGTACAGCAAACTGAAGCGCAGATAGCAGTAAACCATGCGTTATCTTTGGCTCTGGGAAACCGTCCCCCTTCAAAAAAAGTTGCAGTAG GAACTCAAGGCAATGGAGGCCGTCCTGCTCAAGGTCAACAACAGTCCAAACCAGTTGCTGTTCAAACATTGTCTCGGGCAGCAACAACAGTTCCAGCTTCAAAATCTCGACTTGGTGTTAAGAAAACAACAGCAAGCTCCACTTTCAGATCGGATTTAATGGTAACGGCTAATTCAGCAGCTGCTGCAGCATGCATGGGTGGCGTATCGACTGGTCCATCAGTACCAAAGGTTGAATCTGTAGAAAATGCGTCTACAGCCTGTATGCCTTGTCCCTCAGGTAGCCTCGTTGTGCCAGAGGTTGAGCCAGGAAAGACTGTTGCCGCTTCTAGTATTACTAAACCGGTTGGACCTGCGAATGCACGGCCTCTAGCTAATGGAAACTTGAAACCTGTGACGCCTTCACCATCTTCTGTCATACCTCCTCTCACGGATGGATCTGCATTGCTTTCTGCTTCTACGCACTTGACCACTGCATCGAAGATCGTCTCCAGTCAGAGAGTTTCTGCAGCCTCTGTCCCAGCAACTGTATTACCTCCAAAGGCAACTGCAGGGACTGCTATTTGCAAACCAGATGGTGGACACAAAGAGCAAGCTCGAGAAGATGGAGCAAGCTCATTGGTTGCCATCCAGTCAAATAACATGATCTCAACAAACTCGGAGACTAGCAGGGGAAAGCAGGCTGCTGCACACGCTCAGACTGCAGTTCTCGGTGCTGCTAATCAAAGTTTGGTGGATAAAACTGCAGTGCCATCCATCAGTGGAGCTGGTTCGAAATCTAAATCCAAATGTGAAGTAAACAACAATGTCGGTTCGCTAAACAAAGTGAGTAATGCATGCGGAGAGCCAACAGAGGTTGCAAATGTGAGAGGGACCGGACAGGGTGTTTAG
- the LOC108843236 gene encoding protein NETWORKED 2B, translated as MLQRAASNAYSWWWASHIRTKQSKWLEHNLQDMEEKVHYTLKIINEDGDTFAIRAEMYYRKRPEIVNFVEEAFRSYRALAERYDHLSTELQSANHMIATAFPEHVPFPLDDDDDNHDKPPKPLHLIPGGTNIPEVPEIPKKEFKSQSLMLRKGPGDMKGSVSSCAVVSSGLSKEEALEEIDRIHKGILVLQTEKEFVRSSYEQAYERYWNLENEVTEMQKRVVSLQDEFGVGAEIEDGEAKTLVARTALTSCKETIAKLEETQKRFAEDAETEKERIVSATERFEALRNKFEMVNKEEAKKDSSGQESKKESREVDLDENLLSNGEFAEKIDELVEKVVSLETTASSHTALVKTLRSDTDELHEHIRVVEEDKACLVSDSIDMKKRITALEDELSKVRDLFQRVEEQNNDLQKHLTDANSTAKHLSGKLQEVKMEDPPTKELDSISEDAEIIIKSEDEVKEAIVVNQETVKEEKPETKDSETESTCFGTEGEDEEERRNWRQLLPEDGKEDREKVLLDEYTSVLRDYREVKRKLGEVEKKNRDGFFELALQLRELKNAVSCEDVAFHFLPQKPESMSISHSSNSSISMASHDQQVGDVKGTPQRTKEEEGVKVKFAVTDETPRKKIPTVEEKVRGDIDAVLEENIEFWLRFSTSVHQIQKYQTAVHDLKAELSKLSSNASEAKPIYRHLREIRTELQLWLENSAVLRDELEGRYETLCNIRDEVTRMTSQSGGTKVNDSTEISSYQAAKFHGEILNMKQENKRVFNELQGGLERAKTLRTDVERVVCKLEEGLGISNAAATRSLSKNTSSSSSSSSPRKPRIPLRSFLFGVKLKKYKQQKQPSSIFACVSPSPALHKQCSYIVPPEKLPRSP; from the exons ATGTTGCAGAGAGCAGCAAGCAATGCATATTCATGGTGGTGGGCCAGCCACATCCGTACAAAACAATCCAAATGGCTCGAACATAATCTTCAag ATATGGAGGAGAAGGTACATTACACACTGAAGATCATAAACGAAGATGGAGACACTTTTGCGATAAGGGCTGAGATGTATTATCGTAAGAGGCCTGAGATTGTTAATTTCGTCGAGGAAGCGTTTCGTTCCTACCGTGCTTTAGCAGAACGCTATGATCATTTGTCCACAGAGCTTCAAAGTGCTAACCACATGATCGCCACCGCTTTTCCTGAACATGTTCCGTTTCCtctcgatgatgatgatgacaaccATGACAAACCACCTAAGCCTCTTCATCTCATCCCCGGTGGAACTAACATACCAGAGGTCCCTGAGATTCCCAAGAAAGAGTTCAAGAGCCAATCTCTGATGTTGAGAAAAGGACCTGGTGATATGAAAGGTTCGGTCTCTTCTTGTGCAGTGGTGAGTTCGGGATTGAGTAAAGAAGAGGCACTAGAGGAGATTGATAGAATCCATAAGGGGATCTTAGTGCTTCAGACAGAGAAGGAGTTTGTGAGGAGTTCTTACGAGCAGGCTTATGAAAGGTACTGGAACTTGGAGAACGAGGTTACAGAGATGCAGAAGAGGGTTGTTAGTTTACAAGACGAGTTTGGAGTTGGCGCAGAGATAGAAGACGGTGAAGCTAAGACGCTGGTGGCTAGGACTGCTCTGACCTCATGTAAAGAGACGATAGCTAAGCTCGAGGAGACGCAGAAGCGTTTTGCTGAAGACGCAGAAACCGAGAAGGAAAGGATTGTTTCTGCGACAGAGAGGTTTGAAGCACTGAGGAACAAGTTTGAGATGGTTAACAAGGAAGAAGCTAAGAAAGATTCTTCTGGTCAGGAATCTAAAAAGGAATCAAGAGAGGTTGATTTGGATGAGAACTTGCTGAGTAATGGAGAGTTTGCAGAGAAGATAGATGAGCTTGTGGAGAAAGTTGTGTCTCTGGAGACAACAGCTTCATCCCACACAGCATTGGTAAAGACGTTGAGATCAGACACCGATGAGTTACACGAACATATCCGTGTTGTGGAGGAAGACAAGGCATGTCTTGTTTCAGATTCAATAGatatgaagaagagaatcaCAGCGCTTGAAGATGAGCTGAGTAAAGTTAGAGACCTGTTCCAGAGAGTGGAAGAACAGAACAATGATCTTCAAAAGCATTTGACTGACGCTAATAGCACAGCTAAACACTTATCTGGAAAGTTGCAGGAAGTGAAAATGGAAGATCCTCCTACTAAAGAGTTAGATTCAATCTCAGAAGACGCAGAGATAATAATAAAGAGTGAAGATGAAGTTAAAGAGGCCATTGTAGTCAATCAAGAGACTgtgaaagaagagaaaccagaGACGAAAGACTCAGAAACAGAAAGCACTTGTTTTGGCACAGAGGGAGAAGATGAGGAGGAGAGGAGAAACTGGAGGCAGCTGTTACCTGAAGACGGCAAGGAGGATAGAGAGAAGGTTCTGTTGGATGAATACACATCAGTGCTAAGAGACTACAGAGAAGTTAAGAGAAAGTTGGGAGAAGTTGAGAAGAAGAACCGTGATGGCTTCTTTGAGCTGGCATTGCAGTTGAGAGAGCTCAAGAATGCTGTTTCTTGCGAAGACGTGGCATTTCATTTCTTACCTCAGAAACCTGAAAGCATGAGTATCTCTCATAGCTCTAACTCTTCAATCTCCATGGCATCACATGATCAGCAAGTTGGAGACGTGAAGGGAACACCGCaaagaacaaaagaagaagagggGGTTAAAGTGAAGTTTGCAGTTACTGATGAAACTCCAAGAAAGAAGATTCCAACCGTGGAAGAAAAAGTGCGAGGAGATATTGATGCGGTGCTAGAAGAGAACATCGAGTTCTGGTTGAGGTTTAGCACATCTGTCCACCAGATTCAAAAGTACCAGACAGCAGTTCATGACCTGAAAGCAGAGCTATCTAAACTCAGTAGCAATGCATCAGAGGCGAAGCCTATATACAGACACCTTAGAGAGATTCGGACAGAGCTGCAGTTATGGCTAGAGAACAGTGCAGTCCTTAGAGACGAGCTCGAGGGAAGGTACGAAACACTTTGCAACATCAGAGATGAAGTTACAAGGATGACGTCTCAATCAGGTGGCACTAAAGTAAACGATAGTACAGAGATAAGCAGTTACCAGGCTGCAAAGTTCCATGGAGAGATACTCAACATGAAACAGGAGAACAAAAGAGTCTTTAACGAGCTTCAAGGTGGCCTTGAGCGTGCAAAAACTCTCAGAACTGACGTGGAGAGAGTTGTCTGCAAACTAGAAGAGGGTCTTGGGATCTCTAACGCGGCGGCTACAAGATCTCTGAGCAAGaacacatcatcatcatcatcatcatcatcacctagAAAGCCTAGGATTCCACTAAGGTCATTCTTGTTTGGTGTCAAGTTGAAGAAGTATAAACAGCAGAAGCAACCTTCATCAATCTTTGCTTGTGTAAGTCCATCTCCAGCACTGCACAAACAGTGTAGCTACATTGTTCCACCAGAAAAGCTCCCTAGGAGTCCCTAA